Proteins from a genomic interval of Psychrobacter urativorans:
- the ftsY gene encoding signal recognition particle-docking protein FtsY: protein MKSGLSKSRKNLAEGMVSILIGGKEIDDELLEEVEDQLLVADIGVSATNRIIKSLTEQTTRGDLIYAHSLYKALQTELVDILTPKVAPLIIDTSKKPFVILVVGVNGVGKTTTIGKLAKRLQGEGKSVMLAAGDTFRAAATEQLQIWGDRNNIPVVAQGHGSDSASVIFDAMQSAKAKNIDVLIADTAGRLQNKTYLMAELEKVVRVMRKADPSAPHEGMIVLDAGTGQNAINQVELFNKVVPLTGITITKLDGTAKGGVVFNIAETTDVPIRYIGVGESIDDLRAFSPKQFVAALFETDDKE from the coding sequence ATGAAGTCGGGGTTGAGCAAGTCACGTAAGAATTTAGCTGAAGGCATGGTCAGTATTCTTATTGGTGGGAAAGAAATTGATGATGAGTTATTAGAAGAAGTTGAAGACCAACTGTTGGTGGCTGATATTGGGGTAAGCGCCACCAATCGCATTATTAAGAGCTTAACGGAACAAACGACCCGTGGTGACTTGATTTATGCGCATTCGCTTTATAAAGCATTACAAACTGAATTGGTCGATATTTTAACCCCAAAAGTTGCGCCATTGATTATCGATACCAGTAAAAAACCTTTTGTTATTTTAGTGGTTGGGGTTAATGGTGTGGGTAAAACTACTACGATTGGTAAACTTGCCAAGCGTTTGCAAGGCGAGGGTAAGTCGGTCATGCTTGCTGCTGGTGATACTTTCCGAGCTGCTGCCACTGAACAGCTACAAATTTGGGGCGATCGCAATAATATCCCAGTCGTGGCACAAGGTCATGGCTCAGACAGCGCCTCAGTTATCTTTGACGCCATGCAATCTGCGAAAGCTAAAAATATTGACGTATTGATTGCTGATACGGCTGGGCGTTTGCAAAATAAAACTTACTTAATGGCAGAGTTAGAAAAAGTTGTGCGCGTCATGCGTAAGGCAGATCCTAGCGCACCCCACGAAGGGATGATTGTGCTCGATGCAGGCACGGGTCAGAATGCGATTAACCAAGTTGAGTTATTTAATAAAGTCGTGCCGCTAACCGGTATTACCATTACTAAACTTGATGGTACGGCAAAAGGTGGTGTGGTATTTAATATCGCTGAAACGACCGATGTACCTATTCGGTATATTGGGGTTGGTGAGTCGATTGATGACCTGCGTGCCTTTAGTCCGAAGCAGTTTGTCGCGGCATTGTTTGAGACTGATGATAAAGAATAA
- a CDS encoding methylated-DNA--[protein]-cysteine S-methyltransferase, with the protein MIITSIVLSDIAQHHLPSQNASLLLASHSIGNTATLICCNWLAADEHWQDSVNLAKLAKNYKFNAINAQFVPASALNANDPEQQLLLATIAQLQQYLQGTRCDFDLPLDATLGTPFQQKVWQALLDIKHGETISYATLAQRVDSPKGFRAVAQANSNNPISIIIPCHRVISSDGKLGGYTGGVDKKEYLLALEGVQCKL; encoded by the coding sequence ATGATTATAACCAGTATTGTATTATCTGATATCGCTCAACATCACTTGCCCTCTCAAAATGCGTCTTTATTGCTGGCAAGCCATAGCATAGGAAATACTGCAACGCTTATCTGCTGTAATTGGTTAGCAGCAGATGAGCATTGGCAAGATAGTGTTAATCTAGCTAAGTTAGCCAAGAATTATAAATTTAATGCTATCAATGCCCAGTTTGTGCCTGCTTCAGCATTAAATGCTAACGACCCTGAACAGCAGTTATTGTTAGCCACTATTGCGCAGTTACAGCAATATTTGCAAGGCACACGTTGCGATTTTGATTTACCGCTTGATGCCACTCTAGGTACGCCATTTCAGCAAAAAGTTTGGCAAGCCCTGTTAGATATTAAGCATGGTGAAACTATCAGTTATGCTACACTCGCGCAGCGTGTTGATAGTCCCAAAGGTTTCCGCGCAGTTGCTCAAGCCAATAGCAACAACCCAATTAGTATTATTATTCCTTGTCATCGAGTTATTAGTAGCGATGGTAAATTGGGTGGCTATACGGGCGGGGTAGATAAAAAAGAGTATTTACTAGCGCTTGAAGGCGTTCAATGTAAACTATAA
- a CDS encoding ion transporter, giving the protein MKQPTAEAIAHLRNRIHIIVEGTDTRLGKFFDIVLLIAILASVSVVMLDSVLYMRLQFGTIFFYAEWFFTILFTIEYLLRLFSAPNRLRYAFSFFGVVDLLSVLPSYLSLMFVGVQYLLVVRILRILRVFRVLKLKAYMQQAGFLASALKTSQQKITVFFLSLVLLVTIFGAVIYVVEGPENGFTSIPVSIYWAVVTVTTTGYGDMSPKTPIGQAIASMVMITGYSIIAVPTGIFTAELARNMRPQLNPIACPNCGKFGHAVNAEFCDRCGHALHI; this is encoded by the coding sequence ATGAAGCAACCGACTGCTGAAGCTATTGCCCACCTACGTAACCGTATTCATATCATTGTTGAAGGTACGGATACGCGCTTGGGTAAATTTTTTGATATTGTGCTCTTGATTGCCATTTTAGCCAGCGTGTCTGTAGTCATGCTCGATAGTGTGCTCTACATGCGTTTGCAGTTTGGCACTATATTCTTTTATGCCGAATGGTTTTTTACCATTTTATTTACGATTGAATATTTATTAAGACTGTTTTCAGCACCCAACAGATTGCGTTACGCGTTTAGTTTCTTTGGGGTTGTAGATTTATTATCGGTACTGCCAAGCTATTTAAGCCTGATGTTTGTGGGTGTGCAATATCTATTGGTGGTACGAATCTTGAGAATATTACGGGTGTTTCGCGTACTCAAGCTCAAAGCGTATATGCAGCAAGCAGGGTTTTTAGCATCAGCGCTAAAGACCAGTCAGCAAAAGATTACCGTGTTTTTCTTGTCTCTCGTATTATTAGTTACGATTTTTGGCGCGGTTATCTATGTCGTTGAAGGGCCGGAAAATGGTTTTACCAGTATTCCAGTGTCTATTTATTGGGCGGTTGTGACGGTAACCACGACCGGCTATGGTGATATGTCTCCTAAAACGCCAATCGGGCAAGCGATTGCATCAATGGTCATGATAACGGGTTACTCTATTATTGCCGTACCGACCGGTATTTTTACTGCTGAGCTTGCGCGTAATATGCGCCCACAGCTGAACCCTATAGCTTGTCCAAACTGTGGAAAATTTGGTCATGCCGTCAATGCAGAATTTTGTGATCGCTGTGGTCATGCTTTGCACATCTAG
- the ccoS gene encoding cbb3-type cytochrome oxidase assembly protein CcoS, with amino-acid sequence MLSIFLLIPLSLMLFVVAIWAVRYAVKSNQFEDLDNASQRIILDDRQERRQTLQAHDYTNTGNNPIDQSTINEASIQTSLTNDNNKNETEY; translated from the coding sequence ATGCTCAGCATTTTTTTATTAATTCCATTGAGTCTAATGCTGTTTGTGGTGGCTATTTGGGCGGTACGTTACGCGGTGAAATCCAATCAGTTTGAGGATTTGGACAACGCGTCACAGCGCATTATTTTAGACGATCGCCAAGAGCGCCGCCAAACCCTTCAAGCTCACGACTACACCAACACTGGCAACAATCCTATAGATCAATCTACAATTAATGAAGCGAGCATTCAAACATCGCTTACAAACGATAATAATAAAAACGAAACCGAATATTAG
- the murB gene encoding UDP-N-acetylmuramate dehydrogenase codes for MTLALHSTPTVQQGLSHKPHHNLSHDLSHANTMALACVADTVVTLTDEAQLDEFMASDDGSVPLFVLSGGSNVLLPAKLHATVLQPQMRGINITQQTDEYVDIEVMAGENWHDLVTHTVSQGFYGLENLALIPGLTGAAPVQNIGAYGVQLEDCLQYVRAYHLPSKTWQRLSANDCQFGYRDSLFKRAPNTWLISRVGFRLHTDAARVLASYGDVQTVAQTYATQDGREQPNPADVMQAIIDIRQQKLPDPKQLPNCGSFFQNPIISQAQFTALQVSYPHIVGYPMPESTVKVAAGWLIEQAGLKGGGIAPVFTHQQQALVLTNHSPYQSTQDDVANAQNYIASCVYDKFAITLAREPVWVNADATIGQGQYAV; via the coding sequence ATGACCCTAGCTTTACACTCTACTCCTACAGTCCAACAGGGCTTATCTCATAAACCACATCATAACTTATCGCATGACTTGTCACATGCAAACACGATGGCATTAGCTTGCGTGGCGGATACTGTGGTGACGTTAACGGATGAGGCGCAGCTTGATGAGTTTATGGCAAGCGATGATGGCAGTGTGCCGTTATTCGTATTGTCTGGCGGTAGTAATGTCCTGTTACCCGCCAAGCTACACGCGACGGTATTACAACCACAGATGCGTGGTATTAACATCACGCAACAGACCGATGAGTATGTCGACATTGAAGTGATGGCAGGTGAAAACTGGCATGATTTGGTTACGCATACTGTCAGTCAAGGATTCTATGGGCTAGAGAATTTAGCGCTGATACCCGGATTAACTGGTGCTGCTCCAGTACAAAATATTGGTGCGTATGGCGTACAACTAGAGGACTGTCTACAATATGTCCGTGCGTATCATTTACCGAGTAAAACGTGGCAGCGTTTATCAGCCAATGATTGCCAGTTTGGCTATCGTGATAGTCTGTTTAAACGAGCCCCAAATACGTGGTTGATTAGCCGTGTGGGCTTTCGTTTGCATACGGACGCTGCGCGAGTTTTGGCAAGTTATGGCGATGTACAAACAGTGGCGCAAACTTATGCGACACAGGACGGACGCGAGCAGCCGAATCCTGCGGATGTGATGCAGGCAATTATTGATATTAGACAACAAAAATTACCTGACCCTAAGCAATTGCCTAATTGTGGGAGTTTTTTCCAAAACCCTATTATTAGTCAAGCGCAATTTACCGCCCTACAAGTCTCTTATCCCCATATTGTCGGCTATCCTATGCCTGAATCAACGGTCAAAGTGGCGGCAGGTTGGCTCATTGAACAGGCAGGCTTAAAAGGTGGCGGTATCGCTCCTGTGTTTACGCATCAACAACAAGCGCTGGTTTTGACGAATCACAGTCCATATCAGTCGACCCAAGACGATGTTGCTAACGCCCAAAACTATATTGCTTCCTGTGTTTACGACAAATTTGCGATAACTTTGGCACGTGAGCCTGTTTGGGTTAATGCTGATGCCACTATTGGACAGGGTCAGTATGCTGTCTAA
- a CDS encoding RNA-binding S4 domain-containing protein yields MSKNNDIPSTPSKIRLDKWLWAARFYRTRSLAKQAIESGRVHYGGSRVKSSKEITVGDELTIRQGSATAMTEKTVTVEALTAQRGDATAAQVLYSETTESEERRAYFAEQRKLANLARPDNKPNKKERRDLHRFKNSRD; encoded by the coding sequence ATGAGTAAAAATAACGATATACCCAGTACGCCAAGCAAAATTCGTCTTGATAAATGGCTGTGGGCGGCACGCTTTTATAGAACGCGCTCGCTTGCTAAACAAGCAATCGAAAGCGGGCGCGTACATTACGGTGGTAGCCGCGTGAAGAGCAGTAAAGAGATTACGGTCGGTGACGAGCTGACCATTCGTCAAGGGTCTGCCACTGCAATGACTGAAAAAACAGTGACCGTTGAAGCGCTCACAGCTCAGCGAGGCGATGCTACTGCCGCCCAAGTCTTATATTCAGAGACTACTGAAAGCGAAGAGCGCCGCGCCTATTTTGCCGAACAGCGTAAACTTGCCAACCTTGCGCGTCCTGATAATAAGCCCAATAAGAAAGAACGCCGTGATTTGCATCGCTTTAAAAATAGTCGAGACTAA
- a CDS encoding AarF/ABC1/UbiB kinase family protein, with product MAKSSGKRFMKLAGMTASIAGKAAKNSLKHFSSDEEKRLQARSEMMQDVGIQIAETLGEMKGAVMKVGQIASQYKDVFPPEVASALEKLQKDAPAMPYAQIRAQVENELQGNINDLFISFEEIPFAAASIGQVHRAILPSGQKVVVKVQYPDVDKNCDSDLKQVRMALKIAGVLNMSRTLQEQLFHEIRQSLHDELDYIKEAHNLRVFGAFHSRDDGIIIPRVISSHSSKRVLTLTEEMGEPLAIAATWDNDIKQKIATHLFHFSAGQLFGLYRMHCDPHPGNFAFRADGSVVAYDFGGIRSYSDSEVQLFRRFAQHAIKGDVTALEQDLIALEVRRDNKTHVPGEFYQKWLSIGLKSLSIPPYQEGAFDFSKSQVHHEAITQMRASLKYFGQFQPSATTMMMDRTVSGQYWNLVNLGVEIDLSPLVHHYLDMPT from the coding sequence ATGGCAAAATCGTCCGGAAAACGCTTTATGAAATTGGCAGGTATGACAGCAAGTATTGCGGGTAAGGCGGCGAAGAATTCATTGAAGCATTTCTCTAGTGACGAAGAGAAACGCCTACAAGCGCGCTCAGAGATGATGCAAGACGTGGGCATTCAAATTGCCGAGACCCTTGGTGAGATGAAAGGCGCGGTCATGAAGGTGGGTCAAATTGCCTCGCAGTATAAAGATGTGTTTCCACCTGAAGTGGCAAGCGCTTTAGAAAAGTTGCAAAAAGATGCACCGGCGATGCCTTATGCGCAGATACGGGCGCAAGTTGAAAATGAGCTGCAAGGTAATATTAATGATTTATTTATCAGCTTTGAAGAAATACCATTTGCGGCAGCGTCTATCGGACAAGTGCACAGAGCCATTCTGCCATCAGGTCAAAAAGTCGTCGTCAAAGTACAGTATCCCGATGTCGATAAAAACTGCGATAGTGATTTAAAACAAGTGCGTATGGCGCTGAAAATTGCTGGCGTGCTCAATATGAGCCGTACGCTACAAGAACAGCTGTTTCATGAGATTCGTCAAAGCTTACATGATGAGCTTGACTATATTAAAGAGGCGCATAACTTACGAGTATTTGGCGCGTTTCATTCTAGAGATGACGGTATCATTATTCCAAGAGTTATCAGTAGTCATTCTTCCAAACGGGTTCTGACGTTGACTGAAGAGATGGGCGAGCCGTTAGCGATTGCCGCAACATGGGATAACGATATTAAGCAAAAAATTGCGACGCATTTGTTTCACTTTAGTGCAGGACAACTGTTTGGCTTATATCGTATGCACTGCGACCCGCATCCAGGAAATTTTGCTTTTCGTGCTGATGGTAGCGTCGTTGCTTATGACTTTGGTGGCATTCGCAGCTATAGCGACAGTGAAGTACAGCTGTTTCGACGCTTTGCTCAACACGCTATCAAAGGTGATGTGACCGCCCTTGAACAAGATTTAATTGCCTTAGAAGTGCGTCGCGACAATAAAACCCATGTACCGGGTGAGTTTTATCAAAAATGGCTGTCTATTGGGCTAAAATCATTATCCATTCCTCCTTATCAAGAAGGTGCGTTCGATTTTTCCAAGAGCCAAGTGCATCACGAAGCAATTACCCAGATGCGCGCATCATTAAAATATTTTGGACAGTTTCAACCGTCAGCAACCACCATGATGATGGATCGCACCGTATCTGGACAATATTGGAATTTGGTTAATTTAGGCGTTGAGATTGATTTATCACCGCTGGTGCATCACTATTTAGATATGCCTACTTAA
- a CDS encoding DEAD/DEAH box helicase, with translation MSNFTTFTDLPLSAPTLKAIDDLGFTELTAIQAQILPHTLAHQDAIGQAQTGTGKTATFLLTIMEALLTRPFASDEDRYLGEPRAVVMAPTRELAQQIFDDCIALTKYTSLHSVCIMGGTNYETQQHELERQYVDILIATPGRLIDLMNKGMVYLDRVEVLVLDEADRMLDMGFIPDIKRLVGRMPPNTDRQSLLFSATFNQDVMNLAYRWLHEPQFVEIEPEHKTSELVEQHFYLLTESQKLEALERILNDEGVDKVIIFANRKDQVKRLYHKLRQGHNIVMLSGDVIQQKREKYLQRFKDGHASILVATDVAGRGIHVDDISHVINYTLPEQPDDYVHRIGRTGRAGQTGISISFVSEDDAFNLPALEKHLDTKFTLEQWQQ, from the coding sequence TTGAGTAACTTCACGACTTTTACGGACTTACCACTGTCAGCACCGACATTAAAAGCAATCGATGACTTAGGGTTTACCGAGCTGACTGCCATTCAAGCGCAAATATTGCCACATACCTTAGCGCATCAAGATGCTATCGGGCAGGCGCAAACGGGTACAGGAAAGACCGCCACATTTTTGCTGACAATTATGGAAGCATTGCTTACGCGTCCTTTTGCGAGTGATGAAGATCGCTATTTAGGTGAGCCACGTGCCGTTGTGATGGCGCCTACTCGCGAGCTTGCGCAGCAGATATTTGATGATTGTATCGCATTGACTAAATATACCTCGCTGCATAGTGTATGTATCATGGGTGGTACGAATTATGAAACGCAGCAGCATGAGCTTGAGCGTCAATATGTTGATATTTTGATTGCCACACCAGGACGTCTGATTGATTTAATGAATAAAGGCATGGTATATCTTGACCGTGTGGAAGTATTGGTATTAGATGAAGCCGACCGTATGTTGGATATGGGTTTTATTCCTGATATCAAGCGTTTGGTAGGTAGAATGCCGCCGAATACTGACCGCCAAAGCTTACTGTTTTCGGCAACATTTAACCAAGATGTGATGAATTTAGCCTATCGCTGGTTGCATGAGCCACAGTTTGTCGAAATTGAGCCGGAACATAAGACCAGTGAGCTGGTAGAGCAGCATTTTTATCTACTAACAGAAAGTCAGAAATTAGAAGCACTAGAGCGTATTCTCAACGATGAGGGCGTGGATAAAGTTATTATCTTTGCCAATCGTAAAGACCAAGTGAAACGTCTGTATCATAAACTGCGTCAAGGGCATAACATCGTTATGCTATCTGGTGATGTGATTCAGCAAAAACGTGAGAAATATTTACAGCGTTTTAAGGATGGTCATGCGTCAATATTGGTAGCGACCGATGTCGCTGGGCGCGGTATTCATGTTGACGATATCAGTCATGTGATTAATTATACGTTGCCAGAACAACCTGATGATTATGTGCATCGTATTGGACGCACTGGACGCGCTGGACAGACAGGCATTAGTATTAGCTTTGTTAGCGAAGACGATGCCTTTAATTTACCAGCATTAGAGAAGCATTTAGATACCAAGTTCACTCTTGAGCAATGGCAGCAGTAA
- a CDS encoding YdcF family protein codes for MLSKRLLSKRLWRYYLRSAERTIKVFRIIHITFVVGSAIIIVVLVSLFTPLFSRVVIYIFQHLPLPTMTGAAMSSPPTAYVILGGGLTNDSDNRIILNGYSLNRVRTTATAYHDLPLPVVLSGAEAPWLGQWLIEHGIDGIISENASMNTCENARFTAKRIPLHHVYLVTDSYHMARARRQFALNNINTTPIDAPLPVRRDWMQPAQNLSHSRRAVYEIAAYLRDVIRPQSNCRHADEVSEQQLLTPRGNAIKTFN; via the coding sequence ATGCTGTCTAAGCGACTATTATCTAAACGCCTGTGGCGCTACTATTTGCGCTCAGCGGAGCGTACGATTAAAGTCTTTCGCATCATTCATATTACTTTTGTGGTTGGCTCAGCGATTATTATTGTGGTATTGGTCAGTTTATTTACCCCATTATTTTCTCGCGTCGTTATTTATATTTTTCAGCATTTGCCATTACCCACTATGACTGGCGCGGCGATGAGCTCGCCGCCGACGGCTTATGTAATACTTGGTGGTGGTCTGACTAATGATAGTGACAATCGTATTATATTAAATGGCTATAGTCTCAACCGTGTTCGTACTACTGCGACGGCATACCATGATCTGCCGCTACCTGTAGTATTGAGTGGTGCTGAAGCGCCTTGGCTTGGGCAATGGCTCATTGAGCATGGTATCGATGGGATTATCAGCGAAAATGCCAGTATGAACACGTGCGAAAATGCGCGTTTCACCGCTAAACGCATCCCCTTACATCACGTTTACCTCGTCACTGACAGCTATCATATGGCACGTGCGCGTCGGCAGTTTGCGTTAAATAATATTAACACCACCCCAATTGATGCACCATTACCAGTTAGGCGTGATTGGATGCAACCAGCACAAAATCTAAGCCATTCTCGCCGTGCAGTATACGAAATTGCCGCCTATCTGCGCGATGTGATTCGACCGCAGTCGAACTGTCGCCACGCTGACGAGGTGAGTGAACAGCAATTATTAACGCCAAGAGGTAATGCGATAAAGACCTTTAACTAA
- a CDS encoding YebC/PmpR family DNA-binding transcriptional regulator, translating into MAGHSKWANIKHRKARQDAVKGKIFTKIIREIVSAAKQGDPDPDKNPRLRAIVEKALSVNMTRDTINRAVARGTGGGDNDNMEDITYEGYGIGGVAVLVETMTDNVNRTVSEVRHAFTKHDGNLGTSGSVAYLFNKRGEISFNDVSLEDEVLLAALDAGALDVENDGETLLVITDVEHFGQVKDALNAAGLVSDNAEVTMSPATSADIDNLDDAIKVMKMIDMLEDIDDVQEVYSNVNFSDEVMVQLEEQ; encoded by the coding sequence ATGGCAGGTCACTCAAAATGGGCAAACATCAAACACCGTAAAGCCCGTCAAGATGCGGTAAAAGGTAAAATATTTACCAAAATTATCCGTGAAATTGTCTCCGCTGCCAAGCAAGGTGACCCCGATCCTGATAAAAATCCACGCTTGCGCGCTATCGTTGAAAAAGCCCTATCCGTCAATATGACACGAGATACGATCAATCGTGCAGTTGCGCGCGGTACTGGCGGCGGTGATAATGACAACATGGAAGACATCACCTATGAAGGCTACGGCATCGGCGGCGTCGCGGTATTGGTTGAAACCATGACGGACAATGTCAATCGTACCGTCAGCGAAGTACGCCATGCCTTTACCAAGCACGATGGTAATTTAGGTACGTCAGGCTCGGTTGCCTATTTATTTAATAAGCGTGGCGAGATTAGCTTTAACGATGTCAGCTTAGAAGACGAGGTATTGTTAGCGGCTTTGGATGCCGGTGCGCTTGATGTTGAAAATGATGGTGAGACACTATTGGTTATCACTGACGTAGAGCATTTCGGGCAAGTAAAAGATGCGTTAAATGCAGCCGGATTGGTTTCTGATAACGCAGAAGTTACGATGTCACCAGCGACCAGTGCCGATATTGATAATCTCGATGACGCAATAAAGGTTATGAAAATGATTGATATGTTGGAAGATATCGATGATGTCCAAGAAGTTTATAGCAATGTGAACTTCTCAGACGAAGTAATGGTGCAGCTTGAAGAACAATAG
- a CDS encoding cold shock domain-containing protein — MSAREQGIVKWFNDSKGFGFIQRDSGEDIFVHFRAIQGDGYRSLQDGEKVEFIVTEGEKGLQAEEVRKVGE; from the coding sequence ATGTCAGCTCGTGAACAAGGTATCGTCAAGTGGTTTAATGACTCAAAAGGTTTTGGCTTCATTCAACGTGACAGTGGCGAAGATATTTTTGTCCATTTCCGCGCGATTCAAGGTGATGGCTATCGCTCATTGCAAGATGGTGAAAAAGTTGAATTCATCGTTACTGAAGGTGAAAAAGGTCTGCAAGCTGAAGAAGTTAGAAAAGTAGGCGAGTAA
- a CDS encoding sulfite exporter TauE/SafE family protein, translating to MTIALLVAALLMGFFGSPHCLGMCGGLVAAFGLSMKDVSPAKRRGLIATYHLGRLLSYASLGLIAGLIGTTVLAPVMVGNNIPRILLGLVLVFVGMTMLGAPFLTKLERLGMRFWQALAPLRKKVFPLTTFPRALTAGLLWGFLPCGLVYGALLIAVVGHEPLTGAVLMFAFGLGTVPMLVATHETVSWLRNQIGRLRLRQMNGAIMMLSGLAVIVVPMAMSSMHGGHSSHGGDMQMDHSSHSAMISDAGTSAHHDMSQMNHTMTPEMAPNMDHSMHDMSAMPSEHNMNNEHTATMEHAH from the coding sequence ATGACCATCGCTTTATTAGTCGCCGCATTACTGATGGGATTTTTTGGTTCACCACATTGCTTGGGTATGTGTGGCGGTCTTGTTGCCGCTTTTGGTTTATCCATGAAAGATGTTAGCCCAGCCAAACGTCGTGGCTTGATTGCAACGTACCATCTTGGGCGTTTGCTTAGCTACGCCTCTTTAGGGTTAATTGCGGGTTTAATTGGTACAACTGTCCTAGCGCCTGTCATGGTAGGTAATAATATCCCGCGTATTTTACTGGGTTTGGTATTAGTATTTGTGGGCATGACGATGCTTGGCGCACCTTTTTTAACGAAACTTGAACGTCTAGGTATGCGCTTTTGGCAAGCTTTGGCGCCCTTACGCAAAAAAGTATTTCCTCTCACCACCTTTCCACGAGCATTGACGGCAGGTTTATTATGGGGGTTTTTACCTTGCGGACTGGTTTATGGTGCGCTACTTATCGCTGTTGTTGGTCATGAACCTTTAACTGGTGCGGTCTTGATGTTTGCGTTTGGGTTAGGTACTGTACCCATGTTGGTTGCCACCCATGAAACCGTGAGCTGGTTGCGCAATCAAATTGGGCGCTTGCGCTTGCGACAAATGAATGGCGCTATCATGATGCTATCAGGACTGGCTGTCATTGTCGTGCCGATGGCGATGAGCAGTATGCATGGTGGACACAGTAGTCATGGTGGCGATATGCAAATGGATCATAGTAGTCATTCAGCGATGATATCTGATGCTGGTACGTCCGCACATCATGATATGAGCCAAATGAATCATACTATGACGCCTGAAATGGCACCTAATATGGATCATAGCATGCATGATATGAGTGCTATGCCAAGCGAGCACAATATGAATAATGAGCATACCGCTACCATGGAACATGCCCATTAA
- a CDS encoding low molecular weight protein-tyrosine-phosphatase, which produces MLMKASTPSSVLLVCLGNICRSPTAEEIFRQQAAVAGLAMKVDSAGTGNWHIGHAPDERAQRHAKAHGYNISKLKARQVNVDDFRNFDLILAMDGQNLADLQVIKDSMTDTEDSLAKLALFSEEDPTYGGDDVPDPYQGDGDAFEEVIERIESSSQAWIESWRTN; this is translated from the coding sequence ATGCTCATGAAAGCGTCTACACCATCATCTGTATTGTTGGTTTGTTTGGGCAATATTTGCAGGTCACCGACTGCCGAGGAGATTTTCCGTCAGCAAGCAGCGGTGGCAGGGCTTGCAATGAAAGTAGACTCAGCGGGTACAGGAAATTGGCATATTGGGCATGCACCCGATGAGCGAGCTCAGCGTCATGCCAAAGCGCACGGCTATAACATCAGTAAACTGAAAGCACGCCAAGTAAATGTAGATGACTTTCGTAATTTTGATTTGATTTTGGCAATGGATGGTCAAAACTTAGCCGACCTCCAAGTCATTAAAGACAGCATGACGGACACAGAAGACAGCTTGGCTAAACTGGCTTTGTTTAGTGAAGAAGACCCTACCTATGGTGGCGACGACGTACCCGACCCTTATCAAGGTGATGGTGATGCTTTTGAGGAAGTGATTGAGCGTATTGAGTCAAGCTCGCAGGCTTGGATTGAAAGCTGGAGAACCAACTAA
- the aroQ gene encoding type II 3-dehydroquinate dehydratase translates to MSATSQSSTQNISLSSDEAQSLTRKLLLVNGVNLNLLGKREPEIYGHTTLADIEAQLSACAAEHGIELICIQSNHEGKLIDDIQHYGLLAPATEQVDAIIINPAAFTHTSVALRDALLATQKPFIEVHLSNVHTREPFRHLSYLSDVAVGVICGLGHLGYQMALNYWLVNTYNINLAE, encoded by the coding sequence ATGAGCGCGACTTCTCAATCCTCAACGCAAAACATATCCCTATCGTCCGACGAAGCCCAATCTTTGACGCGTAAATTACTGTTAGTTAATGGCGTGAATCTCAATCTACTTGGTAAGCGTGAGCCTGAAATATATGGTCACACTACTCTGGCTGATATCGAGGCACAATTAAGCGCATGTGCGGCTGAACATGGTATTGAACTTATTTGCATTCAGTCCAATCATGAAGGTAAACTGATTGATGACATTCAGCATTATGGCTTATTAGCACCCGCTACTGAGCAAGTTGATGCCATTATTATTAATCCTGCTGCTTTTACACATACGTCCGTTGCGCTCCGTGATGCGCTGCTCGCCACCCAAAAGCCCTTTATCGAAGTGCATTTGTCCAATGTTCATACGCGTGAGCCATTTCGACATCTTTCTTATTTGAGTGATGTGGCAGTCGGCGTGATTTGCGGTCTAGGGCATCTTGGCTATCAGATGGCGCTAAATTATTGGTTAGTGAACACGTACAACATTAATTTAGCGGAATAA